A window of the Scleropages formosus chromosome 5, fSclFor1.1, whole genome shotgun sequence genome harbors these coding sequences:
- the LOC108930782 gene encoding brain-enriched guanylate kinase-associated protein-like isoform X2, with product MKKIYIGKTALKNSRNSGKHQKKSFLQEQKEDLRKRLSYTTHKLERLETEFDSTRQYLETELRRAQEELEKFIDKLRRIQSSYAALQRINQDLEDKIQRTSQHHDEEKRALSREIIVLNNHLIEAKMTIQKLREDNDLYRKDCNLAAQLLQCNKSHYRAHELSELPPEFQERVSLHMETTPRCHTPFSDSVPTSVIAKVLEKPEPGSSLASRSASPMPRDPDFLHSSPGSSEHLHLRMAYRSDMYSSDTALYCPDERHHERRQSVDLHGQEPNPFQAQNSTDSNPEEDGLHSSFSQEQFLEFAGSLPPSSSYSSFSGASDEKTHPPSSNLSSPQQALYMDWRDGNYEHKSTSPFEKESPGFPKSHSFQQMAHGYQNGNSPVHSQSSPVHMRAASTCFGEPFPPRRFPSSYSVGSYKLYEDGGSPKRSAVHVPIDELSGRWRQLSVEDLNAYSYPSPGRVSPYSFSEQHYAVRPGKVKLGPLYSSLQESGNIYSSVPDPDLGASSPSPEHDSALPQQEHVYRVKEDNLFHSGSTKDKESMAGSMKEYVDISPNSSTESLNQRSLEVAEMQHYQMERQSPSLAGKAVSQYQQFGTMGLSRKDSLTKAQLYGTLLN from the exons TTTCCTGCAGGAGCAGAAGGAAGACCTGCGCAAGCGGCTGTCCTACACCACACACAAGCTGGAGCGGCTGGAGACAGAGTTTGATTCTACCAGGCAGTACCTGGAGACTGAGCTGCGGCGAGctcaggaggagctggagaagttCATCGATAAATTACGCCG CATACAAAGTAGCTATGCCGCACTGCAGAGGATCAACCAGGACCTGGAAGACAAGATCCAAAGGACG TCTCAACACCATGATGAGGAGAAAAGAGCCCTCAGCAGAGAAATCATTGTCCTCAACAACCACCTCATAGAAGCCAAAATGACCATCCAAAAACTCCGTGAGGACAAT GACCTGTACAGGAAGGACTGTAACCTGGCCGCCCAGCTTCTCCAATGTAACAAGTCCCACTACCGAGCCCACGAACTGTCCGAG CTACCGCCTGAGTTCCAGGAGCGGGTGAGTTTGCACATGGAGACCACACCTCGCTGCCACACTCCTTTCTCCGACTCTGTACCCACCTCGGTCATTGCCAAAGTGCTCGAGAAGCCAGAACCTGGGAGTAGTCTGGCCTCCCGCTCCGCAAGCCCAATGCCTCGAGACCCCGactttctccacagcagcccAGGCAGTAGTGAGCACCTCCACTTGCGCATGGCGTACAGGTCAGACATGTACAGCAGCGATACAGCACTCTACTGCCCCGATGAAAGGCACCATGAACGACGCCAGAGTGTGGACTTGCATGGGCAGGAACCTAATCCATTTCAAGCCCAGAACTCCACTGACAGCAATCCTGAGGAGGATGGTCTCCACTCAAGCTTCTCTCAGGAGCAGTTTCTGGAGTTTGCGGGTTCGTTACCACCTTCCAGCTCCTACTCCAGCTTCAGTGGGGCTTCAGATGAGAAGACTCACCCCCCCAGTAGCAACCTGTCCTCGCCCCAACAAGCTCTGTACATGGACTGGCGGGATGGCAACTATGAGCACAAGAGCACTTCTCCTTTTGAAAAGGAAAGCCCTGGGTTCCCCAAGTCTCACAGTTTCCAGCAGATGGCACATGGCTATCAGAATGGCAACTCCCCTGTGCATTCGCAAAGCTCACCTGTGCATATGCGGGCTGCATCCACCTGCTTTGGTGAGCCCTTCCCGCCACGTCGCTTCCCATCCTCTTACAGCGTGGGCTCCTACAAGCTGTATGAGGATGGTGGATCACCGAAGAGGAGCGCAGTGCATGTCCCTATAGACGAATTGAGTGGACGCTGGCGGCAGCTGAGTGTAGAAGACCTCAATGCCTACTCTTACCCTAGCCCTGGACGAGTTTCACCCTACAGCTTCTCAGAGCAGCACTATGCGGTAAGACCTGGGAAGGTCAAGCTGGGCCCCCTCTATAGCAGTTTGCAGGAGAGTGGCAACATCTACAGCAGTGTCCCAGACCCTGACCTGGGGGCCTCCAGTCCAAGCCCTGAACACGACTCTGCTCTCCCACAACAGGAGCATGTGTATCGAGTCAAAGAGGACAACCTCTTCCACTCAGGAAGTACCAAGGACAAGGAGAGCATGGCTGGAAGCATGAAGGAATACGTGGATATCAGTCCCAACAGCTCCACTGAATCGCTAAACCAAAGGTCTCTGGAGGTGGCTGAAATGCAGCACTACCAGATGGAAAGGCAGAGCCCATCTCTTGCGGGCAAGGCTGTGTCACAGTATCAGCAGTTTGGGACCATGGGACTCTCCAGAAAGGACAGCCTGACCAAGGCACAACTCTATGGCACATTGCTAAACTAG
- the LOC108930782 gene encoding brain-enriched guanylate kinase-associated protein-like isoform X3: MRFWIHKRFLQEQKEDLRKRLSYTTHKLERLETEFDSTRQYLETELRRAQEELEKFIDKLRRIQSSYAALQRINQDLEDKIQRTSQHHDEEKRALSREIIVLNNHLIEAKMTIQKLREDNDLYRKDCNLAAQLLQCNKSHYRAHELSELPPEFQERVSLHMETTPRCHTPFSDSVPTSVIAKVLEKPEPGSSLASRSASPMPRDPDFLHSSPGSSEHLHLRMAYRSDMYSSDTALYCPDERHHERRQSVDLHGQEPNPFQAQNSTDSNPEEDGLHSSFSQEQFLEFAGSLPPSSSYSSFSGASDEKTHPPSSNLSSPQQALYMDWRDGNYEHKSTSPFEKESPGFPKSHSFQQMAHGYQNGNSPVHSQSSPVHMRAASTCFGEPFPPRRFPSSYSVGSYKLYEDGGSPKRSAVHVPIDELSGRWRQLSVEDLNAYSYPSPGRVSPYSFSEQHYAVRPGKVKLGPLYSSLQESGNIYSSVPDPDLGASSPSPEHDSALPQQEHVYRVKEDNLFHSGSTKDKESMAGSMKEYVDISPNSSTESLNQRSLEVAEMQHYQMERQSPSLAGKAVSQYQQFGTMGLSRKDSLTKAQLYGTLLN; this comes from the exons TTTCCTGCAGGAGCAGAAGGAAGACCTGCGCAAGCGGCTGTCCTACACCACACACAAGCTGGAGCGGCTGGAGACAGAGTTTGATTCTACCAGGCAGTACCTGGAGACTGAGCTGCGGCGAGctcaggaggagctggagaagttCATCGATAAATTACGCCG CATACAAAGTAGCTATGCCGCACTGCAGAGGATCAACCAGGACCTGGAAGACAAGATCCAAAGGACG TCTCAACACCATGATGAGGAGAAAAGAGCCCTCAGCAGAGAAATCATTGTCCTCAACAACCACCTCATAGAAGCCAAAATGACCATCCAAAAACTCCGTGAGGACAAT GACCTGTACAGGAAGGACTGTAACCTGGCCGCCCAGCTTCTCCAATGTAACAAGTCCCACTACCGAGCCCACGAACTGTCCGAG CTACCGCCTGAGTTCCAGGAGCGGGTGAGTTTGCACATGGAGACCACACCTCGCTGCCACACTCCTTTCTCCGACTCTGTACCCACCTCGGTCATTGCCAAAGTGCTCGAGAAGCCAGAACCTGGGAGTAGTCTGGCCTCCCGCTCCGCAAGCCCAATGCCTCGAGACCCCGactttctccacagcagcccAGGCAGTAGTGAGCACCTCCACTTGCGCATGGCGTACAGGTCAGACATGTACAGCAGCGATACAGCACTCTACTGCCCCGATGAAAGGCACCATGAACGACGCCAGAGTGTGGACTTGCATGGGCAGGAACCTAATCCATTTCAAGCCCAGAACTCCACTGACAGCAATCCTGAGGAGGATGGTCTCCACTCAAGCTTCTCTCAGGAGCAGTTTCTGGAGTTTGCGGGTTCGTTACCACCTTCCAGCTCCTACTCCAGCTTCAGTGGGGCTTCAGATGAGAAGACTCACCCCCCCAGTAGCAACCTGTCCTCGCCCCAACAAGCTCTGTACATGGACTGGCGGGATGGCAACTATGAGCACAAGAGCACTTCTCCTTTTGAAAAGGAAAGCCCTGGGTTCCCCAAGTCTCACAGTTTCCAGCAGATGGCACATGGCTATCAGAATGGCAACTCCCCTGTGCATTCGCAAAGCTCACCTGTGCATATGCGGGCTGCATCCACCTGCTTTGGTGAGCCCTTCCCGCCACGTCGCTTCCCATCCTCTTACAGCGTGGGCTCCTACAAGCTGTATGAGGATGGTGGATCACCGAAGAGGAGCGCAGTGCATGTCCCTATAGACGAATTGAGTGGACGCTGGCGGCAGCTGAGTGTAGAAGACCTCAATGCCTACTCTTACCCTAGCCCTGGACGAGTTTCACCCTACAGCTTCTCAGAGCAGCACTATGCGGTAAGACCTGGGAAGGTCAAGCTGGGCCCCCTCTATAGCAGTTTGCAGGAGAGTGGCAACATCTACAGCAGTGTCCCAGACCCTGACCTGGGGGCCTCCAGTCCAAGCCCTGAACACGACTCTGCTCTCCCACAACAGGAGCATGTGTATCGAGTCAAAGAGGACAACCTCTTCCACTCAGGAAGTACCAAGGACAAGGAGAGCATGGCTGGAAGCATGAAGGAATACGTGGATATCAGTCCCAACAGCTCCACTGAATCGCTAAACCAAAGGTCTCTGGAGGTGGCTGAAATGCAGCACTACCAGATGGAAAGGCAGAGCCCATCTCTTGCGGGCAAGGCTGTGTCACAGTATCAGCAGTTTGGGACCATGGGACTCTCCAGAAAGGACAGCCTGACCAAGGCACAACTCTATGGCACATTGCTAAACTAG